Proteins encoded in a region of the Streptomyces violaceoruber genome:
- a CDS encoding C40 family peptidase → MRTGKRVLTTTAVTVVCAITVLAAPGTAFADPGPSASSSPSQSPGTPGASATPSAPAAPSAPPGKGKDLEAVREKLDGLYRAAASATEEYNAAEEKAEKQNAEIVELAKKIVKGQEKLDGLKDRAGAAARSQYRTGGLPDGAKLILSDDPEDFLDGTGRVIQGQRATKGLLGELTRAQRDLKAYAADASARFKELEANRKAKATAQKKIEKQIAAAEKLESELEKEEKERLARLEREAQAKAQTAWLDSGILKDLDTGATERGRKAVEYATAQIGKPYQWGAEGPKSYDCSGLTSQAWVAAGQTIPRTSQQQWKQLRHVAVEDMRPGDLIIYFDDASHVGMYVGDGSMVHAPRPGRSITVAGAGSMPILGVVRPDTAPERTSTPKE, encoded by the coding sequence ATGCGTACGGGGAAGCGTGTCCTGACGACGACTGCCGTGACCGTGGTCTGCGCGATCACCGTGCTGGCGGCGCCGGGGACGGCGTTCGCGGACCCGGGCCCCTCGGCCTCGTCCTCGCCGTCGCAGTCGCCGGGCACTCCCGGCGCCTCCGCCACCCCGTCCGCCCCCGCCGCCCCGTCAGCCCCGCCCGGCAAGGGCAAGGACCTGGAAGCCGTACGCGAGAAGCTCGACGGGCTCTACCGCGCGGCGGCCTCGGCCACGGAGGAGTACAACGCCGCCGAGGAGAAGGCCGAGAAGCAGAACGCCGAGATCGTCGAGCTGGCCAAGAAGATCGTCAAGGGTCAGGAGAAGCTGGACGGCCTCAAGGACCGCGCGGGAGCCGCGGCCCGCTCCCAGTACCGCACCGGCGGCCTGCCCGACGGGGCGAAGCTCATCCTGAGCGACGACCCGGAGGACTTCCTCGACGGCACCGGCCGGGTGATCCAGGGCCAGCGCGCCACCAAGGGCCTGCTCGGCGAGCTGACCCGCGCCCAGCGGGACCTGAAGGCCTACGCGGCGGACGCCTCCGCCCGCTTCAAGGAGCTGGAGGCGAACCGCAAGGCCAAGGCCACCGCCCAGAAGAAGATCGAGAAGCAGATCGCGGCGGCCGAGAAGCTGGAGTCCGAGCTGGAGAAGGAGGAGAAGGAACGCCTCGCCCGGCTGGAGCGGGAGGCGCAGGCCAAGGCGCAGACCGCCTGGCTCGACTCCGGCATCCTGAAGGACCTCGACACCGGGGCGACCGAGCGGGGCCGCAAGGCGGTCGAGTACGCCACCGCCCAGATCGGCAAGCCGTACCAGTGGGGCGCCGAGGGCCCGAAGTCCTACGACTGCTCCGGTCTGACCTCGCAGGCCTGGGTGGCGGCCGGACAGACGATCCCGCGCACCTCGCAGCAGCAGTGGAAGCAGCTCAGGCACGTCGCCGTCGAGGACATGCGCCCCGGCGACCTGATCATCTACTTCGACGACGCCAGCCACGTCGGCATGTACGTCGGCGACGGCTCCATGGTGCACGCCCCGCGCCCGGGGCGCTCGATCACCGTCGCGGGCGCGGGCTCGATGCCGATCCTCGGCGTGGTCCGCCCGGACACGGCCCCGGAGCGGACTTCCACCCCCAAGGAGTGA
- a CDS encoding PP2C family protein-serine/threonine phosphatase — MPVPVPRQRAIPAVECGQAPAASPDSGPSKEQAPPGTHQAENAATRRENTRENPTEKREKPTDTSTETSTGTSTGTGTDRTPAPGVRAESAAPTNLTVLLIEDDPAGSPIVPDLLDQSGKPIRVRTARNLTEAGRLLTDDVHCILLDLALSAPAPARTNTDGGGSGNGGDAEGDDELAVLRHVLELAPRHAVLALTSSSDAERGAEAVAVGAQDYLFRDELDGRLLSRAIRYAVERKRSDSAERRLAEGRLRAQENRRLERGLLPTPLLAGSPLRFAARYRPGRSRALLGGDFYDVVRTPDGTVHAMIGDVCGHGPDEAALGVELRIAWRALTLAGLCGDELLGTLQQVLEHERSDDEIFATLCAVDITPDGRRAGLCLAGHPSPLLSRPGMPARLLPYDNNGPALGLLPGARWPRMQVELGAEWSLMLYTDGLIEGHVGGGRERLGQDGMVELVRRQRAEGLTGEELLRATVNEVRELNGGELADDLAVVLLDRTA; from the coding sequence ATGCCCGTACCCGTACCGCGGCAGAGGGCGATCCCGGCCGTGGAGTGTGGTCAGGCGCCCGCCGCGTCCCCGGACAGCGGCCCTTCCAAGGAACAGGCCCCGCCCGGGACGCACCAGGCCGAGAACGCCGCCACCCGGCGAGAGAACACCCGAGAGAACCCCACGGAGAAGCGCGAGAAGCCCACGGACACCAGCACGGAGACCAGCACCGGCACGAGCACCGGCACCGGCACCGACCGGACCCCGGCGCCCGGCGTCCGGGCCGAGAGCGCGGCTCCCACGAACCTGACGGTGCTGCTGATCGAGGACGATCCGGCCGGCTCGCCGATCGTGCCGGACCTGCTCGACCAGTCCGGCAAGCCGATCCGCGTCCGCACCGCGCGCAACCTCACCGAGGCCGGGCGGCTGCTGACCGACGACGTCCACTGCATCCTGCTGGACCTCGCCCTGTCGGCCCCCGCCCCGGCCCGCACGAACACCGACGGCGGTGGCAGCGGCAACGGCGGCGACGCGGAGGGCGACGACGAGCTGGCGGTGCTCCGGCACGTCCTGGAGCTGGCGCCCCGGCACGCCGTGCTCGCCCTCACCTCCTCCAGCGACGCCGAGCGCGGCGCCGAGGCGGTGGCGGTCGGCGCGCAGGACTACCTGTTCCGCGACGAGCTGGACGGCCGCCTGCTGAGCCGGGCGATCCGCTACGCCGTCGAGCGCAAGCGGTCCGACTCGGCGGAGCGGCGGCTGGCCGAGGGCAGGCTGCGGGCGCAGGAGAACCGCCGTCTGGAGCGCGGCCTGCTGCCGACCCCGCTGCTGGCCGGCTCCCCGCTGCGCTTCGCCGCCCGCTACCGCCCGGGCCGCTCGCGCGCGCTGCTGGGCGGCGACTTCTACGACGTCGTGCGCACCCCGGACGGCACCGTGCACGCCATGATCGGCGACGTCTGCGGGCACGGCCCGGACGAGGCGGCGCTCGGCGTGGAGCTGCGGATCGCCTGGCGGGCGCTGACGCTGGCGGGGCTGTGCGGCGACGAGCTGCTCGGCACGCTCCAGCAGGTGCTGGAGCACGAGCGCTCGGACGACGAGATCTTCGCGACGCTGTGCGCCGTGGACATCACCCCGGACGGCCGCCGCGCGGGCCTGTGCCTGGCCGGGCACCCGTCCCCGCTGCTCAGCCGCCCGGGCATGCCCGCACGGCTGCTGCCCTACGACAACAACGGCCCGGCGCTGGGGCTGCTGCCGGGCGCCCGCTGGCCGCGGATGCAGGTGGAGCTGGGCGCCGAGTGGAGCCTGATGCTGTACACCGACGGCCTGATCGAGGGCCACGTCGGCGGAGGCCGGGAGCGGCTCGGCCAGGACGGCATGGTGGAGCTGGTGCGGCGTCAGCGCGCCGAGGGTCTGACCGGCGAGGAGCTGCTGCGGGCGACCGTCAACGAGGTCCGCGAACTCAACGGCGGCGA